A window from Heteronotia binoei isolate CCM8104 ecotype False Entrance Well chromosome 15, APGP_CSIRO_Hbin_v1, whole genome shotgun sequence encodes these proteins:
- the LOC132584762 gene encoding up-regulator of cell proliferation-like isoform X1 has protein sequence MAFETIRRGREKLLTFLQRAPELILDDTAAQGFISEADYEALDKLPNPKEKMRKLLVKVQIKGEQTCHRFLEGIRSLFPDLPPDLWPPGSVCSDLKQGDGSPDKVLVNSGPENSEAEAVKVKEELSTKDSKDKELENVSGIQEPDQEAMETESFDEGVKSFLMKLGLHKRCMKLTMGEILEINSESLTPVAPQTLEDLPQHFLRKLMALSGTARNTDLGHQDEEESNEEVDMDDEGFFLRGMNSEVSVNPLDVLCAVLFCSDSFLQQEIFLKMSMCQFALPLILPPPKCTFMLWALRDIVRKWRPHCLVEQRGFREDSLVQTSMPTISFVRIGRSSLSKSRLLNEVLSSPQQHHDFFIHRDMECGSAPREISDGLVEIAWYFPAGRENSDLFPEPVAITNLRGDIESHWPQFSFLTEVSSAVFILTENMSDKQYDMLATLQGSTSKYYFILNVDGEKSKETLKFLNKLAPLLSMTKSQILLKERNKNTTEFVKKFRSTIRNIVNSPQKVISIQEMAKVSQELGIQTDEDTKACQNGTLHGNEIIEEIEDVVAYKKEMLKLQGDLWRNLAKVEKELCRMKRQADMPAEDYKAQLRKKLIALRSQQNQCDLTNGITKFINGIQQLHPVEKSYFLKWLKFNLDCTARKNLSNLREQYKELYHTAGNDPRQLAQLDELISTSSLGVEHFMRELGQFYEAEYMMVKEGKITEECRQFVLLPDIAADLMLEGFPMELIDGDASNIPLQWIIDVLTALHSKLGGKSRMKVLTVLGVQSTGKSTLLNTMFGLQFAVSSGRCTRGAFMTLLRVSEDFQKELSCNFILVIDTEGLKAPELAKLEDSYEHDNELATLVIGLSDITLVNLAMENATEMKDILQIVVHAFLRMEETGHKPNCQFVHQNVSDVSAHDQNMRDRKRLLEQLNDMTRAAARMEKQFREVSFSDIMDYNPEKHNWYIPGLWHGVPPMAPVNMGYSEGVSDLKRSLFEYMKTCSQNRRSKDIPQFVEWVRSLWNAVKHENFIFSFRNSLVADAYNQLSAKYSEWEWDFQKEMHLWVSKADTTIQNQSLEDIESGALDKLRLEADQKLCDGQQKMLQCIQNYFESDRDSLHLIEKYREDFIRSAKGLREQLESYCIKKCQQAFLIRKGQSKIDSLQAKYVKTMEGKVNKLLEECKRKKSKLNSFELNKEFKKMWKETLLELPPSNLTRREIYTDFHFQLQKDLEVRGGFANQLFQRLPCFSARPRRPFTMQDCYLEKSFMRTLKGLLYKDYIQELDEYTRSLICKCESYVTEKVSTKGDYDETYCRELLRMINEQLQGKDFRNLHTTIHFEVDLKYFILGKAANAFQKMHTKFFEANNPHRCLEKLKPQYLSTFKDLYYEKDACQKRAKDFCDLCLKPALVDHLHKRLGIEIVDDLLSSGQSLQYGSRSFFQFTVQKTLLEEQNFEDYVEYINRYEKFVKSWIQAHLLDHYKEREELAILERGILSTVMKKAKEVLERHENETEPLAEFLEHFCQKLSEELVISKDSLDVILFNNTANAKSFSAEVQACIPTVIEDILSENFKMSVEAILLNLPFKPQDEIFKRVFGCGKQCPFCKVPCEAGGGGHQEHFASVHRPEGLGRYRDYTTNILVYSLCSSSVSSNGNFRNSDTAGKWHPYKQYRQHYPDWRIQPDASITASDYWKFVFKEFNQQFAKEYDALPADLPEDWERLTKQQALESIQETFNMK, from the exons TGTGCTCAGATCTAAAGCAAGGAGATGGTTCTCCTGATAAGGTTTTGGTCAACAGTGGGCCAGAAAATTCAGAAGCGGAAGCAGTGAAAGTGAAGGAAGAACTATCAACCAAGGATTCAAAAG ACAAAGAATTAGAAAATGTATCTGGCATTCAAGAACCTGATCAGGAAGCGATGGAGACAGAAAGTTTTGATG AAGGGGTTAAGAGCTTCCTGATGAAGTTGGGTCTCCACAAGCGATGCATGAAACTCACCATGGGAGAAATCTTGGAGATCAACTCAGAAAGCCTCACACCAGTGGCTCCTCAGACACTGGAAGATTTACCTCAGCACTTCTTGAGAAAACTAATGGCTCTCAGTGGGACAGCCAGAAATACAGACCTTGGGCACCAGGATGAGGAAGAGTCAAATGAGGAGGTTGATATGGATGATGAAGGGTTCTTTTTGAGAGGAATGAACTCTGAGGTTTCTGTAAACCCCCTTGATGTCCTTTGTGCTGTCTTGTTCTGCTCTGACAGCTTCCTTCAACAGGAGATCTTCCTCAAAATGTCCATGTGCCAGTTTGCCCTCCCTTTGATCCTGCCACCTCCCAAATGTACCTTTATGCTCTGGGCTCTAAGGGACATTGTGAGAAAATGGAGGCCTCACTGCCTGGTAGAGCAGAGAGGCTTTAGAGAGGATAGCCTGGTGCAAACATCCATGCCAACCATTTCTTTTGTGCGGATTGGCAGATCCAGCCTCTCTAAATCCAGGCTTCTCAATGAGGTCCTCAGCTCCCCTCAACAGCATCATGACTTCTTTATACACAGGGATATGGAGTGCGGGAGTGCTCCACGAGAGATCAGTGATGGGCTGGTAGAAATTGCCTGGTATTTTCCTGCAGGGAGGGAAAATTCAGATCTCTTCCCAGAGCCTGTGGCCATTACAAATCTTCGTGGGGACATAGAGTCACACTGGCCGCAATTCAGCTTTTTaacagaggtttcatcagctgtgTTCATCCTTACAGAGAACATGTCTGACAAGCAATATGACATGCTAGCCACTCTCCAGGGCTCAACATCTAAATACTACTTTATCTTGAACGTGGATGGTGAGAAATCAAAGGAAACACTGAAGTTCCTGAACAAACTCGCACCACTGTTGAGCATGACCAAATCACAAATACTGCTGAAAGAAAGGAATAAAAATACCACAGAATTTGTAAAGAAATTCCGGTCAACCATAAGGAACATTGTTAACTCTCCTCAAAAGGTGATCAGTATTCAAGAAATGGCAAAGGTCAGCCAAGAACTGGGGATCCAGACTGATGAAGACACAAAGGCCTGCCAGAATGGCACTTTGCATGGCAATGAAATTATTGAAGAAATAGAAGATGTTGTGGCCTACAAGAAGGAAATGTTGAAACTTCAAGGGGACTTGTGGAGAAACCTGGCCAAAGTGGAGAAAGAACTGTGCAGGATGAAAAGGCAAGCTGATATGCCAGCTGAAGATTACAAGGCTCAACTGAGAAAAAAATTGATAGCCTTACGCTCACAGCAGAATCAATGTGACCTCACTAATGGAATAACAAAATTTATTAATGGAATACAGCAGCTTCACCCAGTGGAGAAAAGTTATTTCCTGAAATGGCTGAAGTTCAACCTGGATTGCACTGCTAGGAAAAACTTGTCAAATTTAAGAGAACAGTATAAAGAACTTTACCACACTGCGGGAAATGATCCACGACAGCTAGCACAGCTGGATGAATTAATTTCCACCAGTTCGTTAGGTGTGGAACACTTCATGCGTGAGCTGGGGCAGTTTTATGAAGCAGAGTACATGATGGTAAAGGAAGGCAAGATAACTGAGGAATGTAGACAGTTTGTACTTCTGCCAGACATAGCTGCTGATCTAATGCTGGAAGGGTTTCCAATGGAGTTGATTGATGGAGATGCATCTAACATTCCCCTGCAGTGGATAATTGATGTTTTGACTGCACTTCATTCCAAACTAGGGGGCAAGTCCAGGATGAAGGTTCTAACAGTATTGGGTGTCCAGAGCACTGGCAAATCTACCCTTCTCAATACTATGTTTGGACTACAGTTTGCAGTCAGCAGTGGCCGATGTACTCGAGGGGCATTCATgacactcctaagagtctcagaggatTTCCAGAAAGAGCTCAGTTGCAATTTCATCTTGGTGATAGACACAGAAGGACTGAAAGCCCCTGAGCTGGCTAAATTGGAGGACAGCTATGAACATGATAATGAATTGGCTACCCTGGTGATCGGACTGAGTGACATAACTCTTGTGAACCTGGCCATGGAGAATGCCACTGAGATGAAGGATATCCTGCAGATTGTAGTCCATGCCTTTCTGAGGATGGAGGAAACCGGGCACAAACCCAACTGCCAGTTTGTTCACCAGAATGTCAGTGATGTTTCTGCCCATGATCAAAACATGAGGGACAGGAAACGTCTCCTAGAGCAGCTCAATGATATGACCAGAGCTGCAGCGAGAATGGAGAAACAATTCAGGGAAGTGTCCTTTTCAGATATTATGGACTACAATCCAGAAAAACACAACTGGTACATCCCTGGTTTGTGGCACGGAGTCCCACCCATGGCCCCAGTAAACATGGGATATAGCGAGGGTGTGTCAGATCTGAAAAGATCCCTGTTTGAATATATGAAGACTTGCTCCCAAAACAGACGTTCCAAAGACATCCCCCAGTTTGTAGAATGGGTGAGAAGCCTGTGGAATGCTGTGAAACATGAAAATTTTATCTTCAGCTTCCGTAACAGCCTTGTAGCTGATGCTTACAATCAACTCTCAGCAAAGTATTCAGAATGGGAATGGGATTTCCAGAAGGAGATGCATCTGTGGGTGTCCAAAGCTGATACCACAATTCAAAATCAGTCCCTAGAAGATATAGAGTCAGGTGCATTAGACAAATTGAGATTAGAAGCTGATCAGAAATTGTGTGATGGCCAACAAAAGATGTTACAGTGCATACAGAACTATTTTGAGAGTGACAGAGACAGTCTGCATCTCATAGAAAAGTACAGAGAAGATTTCATTAGAAGTGCAAAAGGTCTCCGGGAACAGCTGGAAAGCTACTGCATTAAGAAGTGTCAGCAGGCCTTCCTCATACGCAAGGGGCAGAGTAAGATAGATAGTCTTCAGGCCAAGTATGTGAAAACCATGGAAGGGAAGGTAAACAAGCTTCTGGAAGAGTGTAAAAGAAAGAAGTCCAAGTTAAATTCTTTTGAACTGAATAAAGAATTTAAGAAAATGTGGAAGGAaaccttgctggagttgccaccTAGTAATTTAACTCGCCGTGAAATTTATACAGATTTCCACTTTCAGCTCCAAAAAGATCTTGAAGTACGGGGCGGCTTTGCCAACCAACTCTTCCAGAGGCTGCCCTGCTTTTCAGCCCGTCCCAGGCGTCCTTTCACCATGCAAGATTGTTATCTAGAAAAATCATTCATGAGAACATTAAAAGGTCTGTTATACAAGGATTATATCCAAGAACTAGATGAATATACCCGATCCTTGATTTGCAAATGTGAGAGTTATGTCACAGAGAAAGTCAGCACAAAAGGAGACTACGATGAAACATATTGCCGTGAGTTGCTGAGAATGATCAATGAACAGCTTCAAGGAAAAGATTTTCGAAACCTTCACACTACCATTCATTTTGAAGTGGATCTGAAATATTTCATTCTGGGAAAAGCAGCTAATGCTTTTCAGAAAATGCATACCAAATTCTTTGAGGCAAACAACCCTCATCGATGTCTAGAAAAACTCAAACCTCAATACTTATCCACCTTCAAAGACCTTTACTATGAGAAGGACGCTTGTCAGAAAAGAGCCAAGGATTTTTGCGATTTGTGTCTAAAACCAGCTCTTGTGGACCACCTCCACAAGAGACTTGGGATAGAAATAGTAGATGATCTCCTCAGCAGCGGGCAATCCCTTCAGTATGGAAGTAGGAGCTTCTTTCAGTTCACAGTGCAGAAGACATTGCTTGAAGAGCAAAACTTTGAGGACTATGTCGAGTACATAAACAGGTATGAGAAGTTTGTGAAATCTTGGATACAGGCACACCTATTAGACCATTACaaagagagagaagagttagCCATCTTGGAGCGAGGAATCCTGTCTACTGTAATGAAGAAGGCAAAAGAGGTTCTGGAGAGGCATGAGAATGAAACTGAGCCTTTGGCTGAATTCTTGGAGCATTTTTGCCAGAAGCTGAGTGAAGAGCTTGTAATCTCAAAAGACAGTTTGGATGTCATCCTCTTCAATAACACTGCCAATGCTAAATCTTTCTCAGCTGAGGTACAGGCCTGTATCCCCACAGTGATAGAAGACATCCTTTCAGAGAATTTCAAGATGAGTGTTGAAGCTATACTTTTAAACCTTCCATTCAAGCCACAGGATGAAATCTTCAAGCGTGTGTTTGGCTGTGGGAAACAGTGCCCTTTCTGTAAAGTCCCCTGTGAAGCTGGAGGTGGCGGTCACCAAGAACACTTCGCATCAGTCCATCGGCCTGAAGGGTTAGGCCGGTATCGTGATTATACAACAAACATACTTGTTTATTCCTTATGTTCATCTAGCGTTAGTTCCAATGGGAACTTTAGAAATAGTGACACAGCTGGAAAATGGCATCCTTATAAACAGTATCGCCAGCACTATCCTGACTGGCGCATCCAACCCGATGCTAGCATCACAGCCTCAGATTATTGGAAGTTTGTGTTCAAAGAATTCAATCAGCAGTTTGCTAAAGAATATGATGCCCTCCCTGCTGATCTCCCTGAGGACTGGGAAAGATTAACCAAACAGCAGGCCCTGGAAAGCATCCAAGAAACCTTTAATATGAAATAA
- the LOC132584762 gene encoding up-regulator of cell proliferation-like isoform X2, which produces MAFETIRRGREKLLTFLQRAPELILDDTAAQGFISEADYEALDKLPNPKEKMRKLLVKVQIKGEQTCHRFLEGIRSLFPDLPPDLWPPGSDLKQGDGSPDKVLVNSGPENSEAEAVKVKEELSTKDSKDKELENVSGIQEPDQEAMETESFDEGVKSFLMKLGLHKRCMKLTMGEILEINSESLTPVAPQTLEDLPQHFLRKLMALSGTARNTDLGHQDEEESNEEVDMDDEGFFLRGMNSEVSVNPLDVLCAVLFCSDSFLQQEIFLKMSMCQFALPLILPPPKCTFMLWALRDIVRKWRPHCLVEQRGFREDSLVQTSMPTISFVRIGRSSLSKSRLLNEVLSSPQQHHDFFIHRDMECGSAPREISDGLVEIAWYFPAGRENSDLFPEPVAITNLRGDIESHWPQFSFLTEVSSAVFILTENMSDKQYDMLATLQGSTSKYYFILNVDGEKSKETLKFLNKLAPLLSMTKSQILLKERNKNTTEFVKKFRSTIRNIVNSPQKVISIQEMAKVSQELGIQTDEDTKACQNGTLHGNEIIEEIEDVVAYKKEMLKLQGDLWRNLAKVEKELCRMKRQADMPAEDYKAQLRKKLIALRSQQNQCDLTNGITKFINGIQQLHPVEKSYFLKWLKFNLDCTARKNLSNLREQYKELYHTAGNDPRQLAQLDELISTSSLGVEHFMRELGQFYEAEYMMVKEGKITEECRQFVLLPDIAADLMLEGFPMELIDGDASNIPLQWIIDVLTALHSKLGGKSRMKVLTVLGVQSTGKSTLLNTMFGLQFAVSSGRCTRGAFMTLLRVSEDFQKELSCNFILVIDTEGLKAPELAKLEDSYEHDNELATLVIGLSDITLVNLAMENATEMKDILQIVVHAFLRMEETGHKPNCQFVHQNVSDVSAHDQNMRDRKRLLEQLNDMTRAAARMEKQFREVSFSDIMDYNPEKHNWYIPGLWHGVPPMAPVNMGYSEGVSDLKRSLFEYMKTCSQNRRSKDIPQFVEWVRSLWNAVKHENFIFSFRNSLVADAYNQLSAKYSEWEWDFQKEMHLWVSKADTTIQNQSLEDIESGALDKLRLEADQKLCDGQQKMLQCIQNYFESDRDSLHLIEKYREDFIRSAKGLREQLESYCIKKCQQAFLIRKGQSKIDSLQAKYVKTMEGKVNKLLEECKRKKSKLNSFELNKEFKKMWKETLLELPPSNLTRREIYTDFHFQLQKDLEVRGGFANQLFQRLPCFSARPRRPFTMQDCYLEKSFMRTLKGLLYKDYIQELDEYTRSLICKCESYVTEKVSTKGDYDETYCRELLRMINEQLQGKDFRNLHTTIHFEVDLKYFILGKAANAFQKMHTKFFEANNPHRCLEKLKPQYLSTFKDLYYEKDACQKRAKDFCDLCLKPALVDHLHKRLGIEIVDDLLSSGQSLQYGSRSFFQFTVQKTLLEEQNFEDYVEYINRYEKFVKSWIQAHLLDHYKEREELAILERGILSTVMKKAKEVLERHENETEPLAEFLEHFCQKLSEELVISKDSLDVILFNNTANAKSFSAEVQACIPTVIEDILSENFKMSVEAILLNLPFKPQDEIFKRVFGCGKQCPFCKVPCEAGGGGHQEHFASVHRPEGLGRYRDYTTNILVYSLCSSSVSSNGNFRNSDTAGKWHPYKQYRQHYPDWRIQPDASITASDYWKFVFKEFNQQFAKEYDALPADLPEDWERLTKQQALESIQETFNMK; this is translated from the exons ATCTAAAGCAAGGAGATGGTTCTCCTGATAAGGTTTTGGTCAACAGTGGGCCAGAAAATTCAGAAGCGGAAGCAGTGAAAGTGAAGGAAGAACTATCAACCAAGGATTCAAAAG ACAAAGAATTAGAAAATGTATCTGGCATTCAAGAACCTGATCAGGAAGCGATGGAGACAGAAAGTTTTGATG AAGGGGTTAAGAGCTTCCTGATGAAGTTGGGTCTCCACAAGCGATGCATGAAACTCACCATGGGAGAAATCTTGGAGATCAACTCAGAAAGCCTCACACCAGTGGCTCCTCAGACACTGGAAGATTTACCTCAGCACTTCTTGAGAAAACTAATGGCTCTCAGTGGGACAGCCAGAAATACAGACCTTGGGCACCAGGATGAGGAAGAGTCAAATGAGGAGGTTGATATGGATGATGAAGGGTTCTTTTTGAGAGGAATGAACTCTGAGGTTTCTGTAAACCCCCTTGATGTCCTTTGTGCTGTCTTGTTCTGCTCTGACAGCTTCCTTCAACAGGAGATCTTCCTCAAAATGTCCATGTGCCAGTTTGCCCTCCCTTTGATCCTGCCACCTCCCAAATGTACCTTTATGCTCTGGGCTCTAAGGGACATTGTGAGAAAATGGAGGCCTCACTGCCTGGTAGAGCAGAGAGGCTTTAGAGAGGATAGCCTGGTGCAAACATCCATGCCAACCATTTCTTTTGTGCGGATTGGCAGATCCAGCCTCTCTAAATCCAGGCTTCTCAATGAGGTCCTCAGCTCCCCTCAACAGCATCATGACTTCTTTATACACAGGGATATGGAGTGCGGGAGTGCTCCACGAGAGATCAGTGATGGGCTGGTAGAAATTGCCTGGTATTTTCCTGCAGGGAGGGAAAATTCAGATCTCTTCCCAGAGCCTGTGGCCATTACAAATCTTCGTGGGGACATAGAGTCACACTGGCCGCAATTCAGCTTTTTaacagaggtttcatcagctgtgTTCATCCTTACAGAGAACATGTCTGACAAGCAATATGACATGCTAGCCACTCTCCAGGGCTCAACATCTAAATACTACTTTATCTTGAACGTGGATGGTGAGAAATCAAAGGAAACACTGAAGTTCCTGAACAAACTCGCACCACTGTTGAGCATGACCAAATCACAAATACTGCTGAAAGAAAGGAATAAAAATACCACAGAATTTGTAAAGAAATTCCGGTCAACCATAAGGAACATTGTTAACTCTCCTCAAAAGGTGATCAGTATTCAAGAAATGGCAAAGGTCAGCCAAGAACTGGGGATCCAGACTGATGAAGACACAAAGGCCTGCCAGAATGGCACTTTGCATGGCAATGAAATTATTGAAGAAATAGAAGATGTTGTGGCCTACAAGAAGGAAATGTTGAAACTTCAAGGGGACTTGTGGAGAAACCTGGCCAAAGTGGAGAAAGAACTGTGCAGGATGAAAAGGCAAGCTGATATGCCAGCTGAAGATTACAAGGCTCAACTGAGAAAAAAATTGATAGCCTTACGCTCACAGCAGAATCAATGTGACCTCACTAATGGAATAACAAAATTTATTAATGGAATACAGCAGCTTCACCCAGTGGAGAAAAGTTATTTCCTGAAATGGCTGAAGTTCAACCTGGATTGCACTGCTAGGAAAAACTTGTCAAATTTAAGAGAACAGTATAAAGAACTTTACCACACTGCGGGAAATGATCCACGACAGCTAGCACAGCTGGATGAATTAATTTCCACCAGTTCGTTAGGTGTGGAACACTTCATGCGTGAGCTGGGGCAGTTTTATGAAGCAGAGTACATGATGGTAAAGGAAGGCAAGATAACTGAGGAATGTAGACAGTTTGTACTTCTGCCAGACATAGCTGCTGATCTAATGCTGGAAGGGTTTCCAATGGAGTTGATTGATGGAGATGCATCTAACATTCCCCTGCAGTGGATAATTGATGTTTTGACTGCACTTCATTCCAAACTAGGGGGCAAGTCCAGGATGAAGGTTCTAACAGTATTGGGTGTCCAGAGCACTGGCAAATCTACCCTTCTCAATACTATGTTTGGACTACAGTTTGCAGTCAGCAGTGGCCGATGTACTCGAGGGGCATTCATgacactcctaagagtctcagaggatTTCCAGAAAGAGCTCAGTTGCAATTTCATCTTGGTGATAGACACAGAAGGACTGAAAGCCCCTGAGCTGGCTAAATTGGAGGACAGCTATGAACATGATAATGAATTGGCTACCCTGGTGATCGGACTGAGTGACATAACTCTTGTGAACCTGGCCATGGAGAATGCCACTGAGATGAAGGATATCCTGCAGATTGTAGTCCATGCCTTTCTGAGGATGGAGGAAACCGGGCACAAACCCAACTGCCAGTTTGTTCACCAGAATGTCAGTGATGTTTCTGCCCATGATCAAAACATGAGGGACAGGAAACGTCTCCTAGAGCAGCTCAATGATATGACCAGAGCTGCAGCGAGAATGGAGAAACAATTCAGGGAAGTGTCCTTTTCAGATATTATGGACTACAATCCAGAAAAACACAACTGGTACATCCCTGGTTTGTGGCACGGAGTCCCACCCATGGCCCCAGTAAACATGGGATATAGCGAGGGTGTGTCAGATCTGAAAAGATCCCTGTTTGAATATATGAAGACTTGCTCCCAAAACAGACGTTCCAAAGACATCCCCCAGTTTGTAGAATGGGTGAGAAGCCTGTGGAATGCTGTGAAACATGAAAATTTTATCTTCAGCTTCCGTAACAGCCTTGTAGCTGATGCTTACAATCAACTCTCAGCAAAGTATTCAGAATGGGAATGGGATTTCCAGAAGGAGATGCATCTGTGGGTGTCCAAAGCTGATACCACAATTCAAAATCAGTCCCTAGAAGATATAGAGTCAGGTGCATTAGACAAATTGAGATTAGAAGCTGATCAGAAATTGTGTGATGGCCAACAAAAGATGTTACAGTGCATACAGAACTATTTTGAGAGTGACAGAGACAGTCTGCATCTCATAGAAAAGTACAGAGAAGATTTCATTAGAAGTGCAAAAGGTCTCCGGGAACAGCTGGAAAGCTACTGCATTAAGAAGTGTCAGCAGGCCTTCCTCATACGCAAGGGGCAGAGTAAGATAGATAGTCTTCAGGCCAAGTATGTGAAAACCATGGAAGGGAAGGTAAACAAGCTTCTGGAAGAGTGTAAAAGAAAGAAGTCCAAGTTAAATTCTTTTGAACTGAATAAAGAATTTAAGAAAATGTGGAAGGAaaccttgctggagttgccaccTAGTAATTTAACTCGCCGTGAAATTTATACAGATTTCCACTTTCAGCTCCAAAAAGATCTTGAAGTACGGGGCGGCTTTGCCAACCAACTCTTCCAGAGGCTGCCCTGCTTTTCAGCCCGTCCCAGGCGTCCTTTCACCATGCAAGATTGTTATCTAGAAAAATCATTCATGAGAACATTAAAAGGTCTGTTATACAAGGATTATATCCAAGAACTAGATGAATATACCCGATCCTTGATTTGCAAATGTGAGAGTTATGTCACAGAGAAAGTCAGCACAAAAGGAGACTACGATGAAACATATTGCCGTGAGTTGCTGAGAATGATCAATGAACAGCTTCAAGGAAAAGATTTTCGAAACCTTCACACTACCATTCATTTTGAAGTGGATCTGAAATATTTCATTCTGGGAAAAGCAGCTAATGCTTTTCAGAAAATGCATACCAAATTCTTTGAGGCAAACAACCCTCATCGATGTCTAGAAAAACTCAAACCTCAATACTTATCCACCTTCAAAGACCTTTACTATGAGAAGGACGCTTGTCAGAAAAGAGCCAAGGATTTTTGCGATTTGTGTCTAAAACCAGCTCTTGTGGACCACCTCCACAAGAGACTTGGGATAGAAATAGTAGATGATCTCCTCAGCAGCGGGCAATCCCTTCAGTATGGAAGTAGGAGCTTCTTTCAGTTCACAGTGCAGAAGACATTGCTTGAAGAGCAAAACTTTGAGGACTATGTCGAGTACATAAACAGGTATGAGAAGTTTGTGAAATCTTGGATACAGGCACACCTATTAGACCATTACaaagagagagaagagttagCCATCTTGGAGCGAGGAATCCTGTCTACTGTAATGAAGAAGGCAAAAGAGGTTCTGGAGAGGCATGAGAATGAAACTGAGCCTTTGGCTGAATTCTTGGAGCATTTTTGCCAGAAGCTGAGTGAAGAGCTTGTAATCTCAAAAGACAGTTTGGATGTCATCCTCTTCAATAACACTGCCAATGCTAAATCTTTCTCAGCTGAGGTACAGGCCTGTATCCCCACAGTGATAGAAGACATCCTTTCAGAGAATTTCAAGATGAGTGTTGAAGCTATACTTTTAAACCTTCCATTCAAGCCACAGGATGAAATCTTCAAGCGTGTGTTTGGCTGTGGGAAACAGTGCCCTTTCTGTAAAGTCCCCTGTGAAGCTGGAGGTGGCGGTCACCAAGAACACTTCGCATCAGTCCATCGGCCTGAAGGGTTAGGCCGGTATCGTGATTATACAACAAACATACTTGTTTATTCCTTATGTTCATCTAGCGTTAGTTCCAATGGGAACTTTAGAAATAGTGACACAGCTGGAAAATGGCATCCTTATAAACAGTATCGCCAGCACTATCCTGACTGGCGCATCCAACCCGATGCTAGCATCACAGCCTCAGATTATTGGAAGTTTGTGTTCAAAGAATTCAATCAGCAGTTTGCTAAAGAATATGATGCCCTCCCTGCTGATCTCCCTGAGGACTGGGAAAGATTAACCAAACAGCAGGCCCTGGAAAGCATCCAAGAAACCTTTAATATGAAATAA
- the VKORC1 gene encoding vitamin K epoxide reductase complex subunit 1: protein MAVPGWERGARLLLCALGLALSVYAFHVETSKERDAGYRAMCDISSTISCSRVFTSRWGRGFGLVAGLLGHDSLFNQPNSIFGITFYTLQILLGFSNSGLAAAALLGSSLVSIAGSLYLAYILFFVLHDFCVVCVSTYLLNFALLFLNYKRLGYLNQAWQNHTPKSKRH, encoded by the exons ATGGCAGTGCCCGGCTGGGAACGCGGAGCCCGGCTGCTGCTTTGCGCTTTGGGGCTGGCGCTGTCTGTTTACGCCTTTCACGTGGAGACCTCCAAAGAGCGGGACGCCGGCTACCGGGCCATGTGCGACATCAGCTCCACCATCAGCTGTTCCCGGGTCTTTACTtccag GTGGGGTCGTGGCTTTGGTTTGGTGGCAGGCCTCTTGGGACATGACAGCCTGTTCAATCAACCTAACAGTATTTTTGGGATCACCTTCTACACCCTGCAAATCCTTCTAG GTTTCTCCAACAGTGGCTTGGCTGCCGCTGCTCTGCTAGGATCCTCCCTTGTCTCCATCGCTGGCTCGCTCTACCTGGCCTACATTCTCTTCTTTGTGCTCCATGACTTCTGTGTGGTTTGTGTCAGCACATACCTCCTCAACTTTGCCCTGCTGTTCCTCAACTACAAGCGACTTGGCTATCTCAACCAGGCCTGGCAGAACCACACGCCCAAATCCAAGCGTCATTGA